DNA from Centroberyx gerrardi isolate f3 chromosome 20, fCenGer3.hap1.cur.20231027, whole genome shotgun sequence:
AAACCTTCTCTTCAGACCAAAGAGATATATAATATATCCAAAGTATTTTCCCTTAtttcttcattgaaaaataacagagaaaatcaagtagtactttgaaaatttagaaaggacaaggtgtccccaaacttttgacgggcagtgtatgtGCGGGACCTTTGTTTGAAGAAGACCGTTTCATTTCGTAGCGAAAGTGTTTGTGCATTCCCTTACagttggtggtgtgtgtgggaatgCATGAGCACCAAAACCAACATTTGGCTACGTGCACAGGGAATTACGTCCTCAACCCGGATACTCACATAACCCAGTTTTGGGTCAACGCATGTCAACATCATAACACATGTTGAAATAATCCAGTTAAGCTCGTACTCAGATTCAAGATGCGTGTAATATAGAtactgtggcatgtaaacatcttactcctttcacttttaGTTTTCACAGTCTGCACGGACACGCACAGGGTTAtaggtacattttgatgtcaactaTTACTTTTACTATCATCATGcgatcatcatttcttttccCAGTATTAGAAGGAACTTTTTAAAtagaattattttttattactgttACGTtcctatttatttttcttcattatctttttttattgtcttcTTCTAACTTTTCCCACTTGCACTATGTTCCTCTattatgtaaagcacattgaactTAGCTCGTTGGATGAAATGCACTATAtgaataaagtttgatttgatttgaacctattgctcagtcaaagagggtaGCTGGGCGTATCTCTTTGCAGCTGGACTGTTAGGGTATCAGAGGTTCATGTAAGCAGCTTACAGTGTGGCCAATAGCCCGGTGACTCCCCACATGTAAACGCAGCGCTGTGTCTTTTCCATCAGGAGCTGCTGAAGGAGACTCGACAGGAGTGGGCCAATCGGGTGGTGGAGCTGCTCTACAGCATCTTCTGCCTGGACACTCAGCAGATCACCCTCACCCTGCTGGGCACCATACTGCCAAACCTGCTCACCGACTCCGCCCACTGGCAGAGCCTGGCAGATCCACCTGGCAAGGCGCTGGCCCAGTAAGAGAGAGTCGTAAtgctttgatgatgatgatgataataatgatgatgatgatgctggtgGTGGTTTTTGGTGTGACTCTCGTGTTATGTCGTTATCATGTTAAGTTGTTGTTACGGTGACTCTTCAGGTTGTCAGTATGGTGCGCTCTCAGCTCATACTCCTCTCACCACAAAGGCCAGGCCTCAGCTCGCCAGCGCAAGAGGCAGCGAGAGGATAttgaggtaacacacacacacacactcacacacacacattttctttggGTATTATTAAGGCTGGGTATTGACACGTTATGATACCAATACTCAATTGATACCCAATAACTAGAAAAACACTACGTTTTTATTGTAAGTAgccaacattttgaagctttcGAATACCTCTTGATACTTAAATTGATACTGATGCGTATCATTTTTCAATACCCAGCCCCAGGAATTGTAGTGTTAACATGTCTCTGGTTGGCCACAGGACTACAGCAGCCTCTTCCCCTTGGATGACACTCAACCCTCTAAACTCATGCGCCTGCTCAGCTCCAACGAGGACGAGCCTGTAGCCCTGTCTAGTCCAGGTCAGTCCACAACCCTGTTTTTTGATATATAGTTAAGTTATGCagcctgtgacctttcagttgtTTGTCAGTTGTTCTGGACTCCATTCAAATTCCAGTAAGTTGTTAAAATGAAATTGGTTTTAAGCTCCTGTTACCAGCAAGTTGGTTCTTGCAAGCACTTTTAGCCAAATTAGAACAGCATAAATAAGCTCAGACAAGCCTTAGAAACTTACCGTTCCCAACATAGAATTATCTTTTGGGATCTCGCTTGCCAGCAGGTTCTAACTTGAGCGCTGCCATGCTTAATCACAGATTTCTGCTGCTAACAATTGAGTGATCAGCAACAGGAGGGATATGAATAATAAGAACAggggtatgtttgtgtgtatagtgtttcttctttttttaaatccccCTGCCCTCACTTAATTTAAATCCTCTTTTCTGGGCATTCAACCTTTTTATCAGCATGGCTCAAtaactttcactttttttctgtttgagcAATCAAGGCCATTCTAACTTGCATGGAGAGGAGAAATCCCCAGACAGAGCCAAGATCAGTGTGTTGCATTACTCTGGAAAACATTCATGAGCTTTTGTTCTTTTGCTTGGTGTAATAGGGTGAAATAGAAACTaagaaagttttgtttttgacgCAAAGTCAAGTGAGTTTCACCAATTCATAGAAAAGGCAAAATCTCATTTAGAAACCGGTCATCTTCCATGAGTAATTTTTTGCTGCCCATTCAGGTTTCTATGACAAAAAAAGCTGTTGTCATAACTGTCAAAACCACAGAAGCCACCTTGGTTTTTGTATGGTGGGCCTCCTTAATTATGGATTTGATTTTTACAATTATTTCtgataattaaaaagaaaagaacacatATTTTTGTTGTAGAGAAGAGTAAGCTTTTGCTtggatatatataaaaaaattgcAGAAAATCacagttttaatttaaaaaccGCACAAAATTTGTGCTATTAACATTTTATGAATTTGTACATTGGGTAAGCCGCCATCAGAACACTTGAGGGAAAACTGCTTGACTTTATattgaaactgaaaatgaaatgacgaaatgaactgaaatgacGAAGCCAGTGGATTCTACTAACTACTAATTTCTGCTGTGATTCCTTGTAGTGACCCTTCCCCTGTTTCTCAACTCATGTATTCTTCCGCAGGAGATCGATCCATGAGCagttccctctctgcctcccagcTGCACACTGTCAACATGAGGGACCCTCTCAACCGAGTCCTGGGTGAGAAGTTTGCGTTTTCGCTTGCTGGATCGATCCCAGACCTTCTAGTAGAAGGATGGCCTCTCTAATCACTATGCCTCCCTGCTGCCTCCTtcataaatacatttgacttACGTTAAATTCACTTTATGGTGGATTATATGTAATATAATTGTTATTAAGAAATTGTTTTGTATCATCAATGCAAAATATATGGGATATTCTCAGGATGAATGCAACCAGCGGGGGCACTAGTTGTCACTCCATGCCCATCAGACaaatatgtgaaaataaatgtgaaaagtTTGAATGTATTTTAATGGAAGTATTCAAGAAGGATAATGGTTATTAGCTAACCTTGTTAAAGAGAAAAACTTTCTCACTAAACAGCCCACATTTTTGACAACCTGTCTACTGTGCTGAAATGGCTGTGAGAAGCCTGCAGAAACAACTGTTTCACAACCGTTATTGCATCATTATCTATCTGGCATGCAGTGAGTCGGCATTATTGGTGGAGCTTCATCCGCCACTTGAAACATTTGACAACTGCTCTGACGGCATGAAACTTAACCTCACTATTGAAAATTGAGTccttcacatactgtacaaaacatttttaatgaaaTCATCAGTTTGGACAATTTAGACAATTTTTAACAATGAGCATTAGGTAATGTTTCCCACAATGGATATTATGGCCTTTAGATTGAACCCTTTATTTTTAGTCACTACCAAAATATTTCTTTGCTTGGATCATGTGGTCATGTCTCAACTGACCTTTATAATTAGTCACCCAGTCAATCAGTCAAAATTAGAAAAATTAAAATTAGATTATTAGATTAGAACATATACGATTCCTCTAGCCTTGACAATCCAAACTGTCTGTTCCCTTCTCCCCAGCCAACCTGTTCCTCCTCATTTCTTCCATCCTGGGCTCCAAGATGGCGGGGCCGCACACCCAGTTTGTACAGAGTTTCATGGAGGAGTGTGTTGAGTGCCTGGAGCAGGGAAGTCGTGGAAGCATCCTGCAGTTCATGCCCTTCACTATGGTGAGTTATGAGTAGGGAGAGGAAGAGCCCGGGACAGGAGGCGCAGACAGGTGGAgataaggagggagggggaccTTGCATCATGACATAGCTTTCCTGTTACTCATTACTTACTTAGAAATGGTTTAGCATCACTTCTTGGATGAAATGTTTGTTCTGCTGGCTGCATATTTACAGAGGGTGAGCAGGCCATCTGCTTGagtgcttttatttgattgtttcGGTGAAGATGAATGAtaaatgtgagagagaaggaattcAAAGGTCatgagctggattcaaaccGGTTGTTATGTTTacacttgtgaagcactttgtgactttgctctgtgaaaggtgctttATAAAttaactttacttacttacttatttacttactcACATGGCGTGCACCAGGGTCAGAAATTTACGGGGGCCCTTGAAAATTCAGAAAATGCCTGTGAGGGAACAAAAAATAATTAGGAGTAccctttttgcatttcactctGTTCCTGTTTTTTCATTGCCAAAATTCACTTGTGAATGCGACTGCTGTCCCCAGAGGACAGTAGATGATTTGTGGGAGCTTATGGCCTCTTTATGGGCGAGAAAAATTGAGCAGTTTTTGATCAAGAAACAGCCAAgcacgcagcctgaagcagtagaagaaaatgccGAACCCTGACAAACTGCTGCGTCGACAACAAAAATATAATGACCAGTGTAATAGGAAGACTGGAGCGGGGAAAATGGCATTATCCTCCATGGCACTTCTGTAAGTcaccagtttccagcagtgggaaagaaatgaaaacaaatcatagtggtacaaattgagtaTTTATTAGGCAATATTcagtgcaaatgtattatttcatactTCAATAAAATTGTCCCCAAAAGGACCGAAATGCCCTTAAAAATCATATCAAGGATGCAAAAAATGgcctttggaaaaaaaacataaaaagattTCTTACCCTGGTATGAACTGTAGTCTCCTAATCAGCATGATGCCCATTCAAATGTTTCTTAAAACACACTACAGCTCGCAACGTGTGTGTCCACCTGTGTATCTCTGCATCCAGGTGTCGGAGCTGGTGAAGCTGCCTGCTCTGGCCAAGCCTAGAGTGGTGCTGGCCATCACCGACCTGACGCTGCCGCTGGGGAGGAGAGTCGCCGCCAAAGCCATCTCCGCCTTGTAGACAGAAGCTAAGCTCAGCTCAGTACCACATCAGCGccgggaaaaaacacacacctgtttgtATTGTATCAACTTTGTCAGCGAACATTCGATCGTCCATTTGAAGGCATTCTCTCTTtaactttggaaaaaaaaaagtttataacCATTATGTCCCTGATAAACACTGTATTGCTGATATGTTCTTTTTTAACGTTGTTTTGACAATTGTACatacttttttaaaataataaacccATTACGAGGATCATGTGAATTTTGCGCCCGTCAGTTAATTCTTCATgttggtgacatcatcagcatcaCCAATATTTGCCGTTTCACACCGGATGCCGAGCCACCGGGCGTGCTTCTTCTCAGTAATTGCGTGATAAAAGATCATGTTATTGTTGTGTAACGCTCGAATGTAAAAATAACGTGAGATCAGACCGCCATGACTATAATCCAACACTGTCATCTGATTGGTCACATGTTGGCGATGCTACCACATGATGCTCCCAGGGACTTTAGTGCATCTTCCATATGACACATGCTGAAATCACCAGTCAGCCACCGCTTGCAACACTTCCTCAAGGAAATGTGTCTGGGCAGAAACGATGACGGAAGAGCCTTTACTTCACTTTTGGTTGCACTTCTTCATCACAAGATGAGCATCACAGGAATTGTAGGAATAATCACAGTTACTAGGCAGTGCATTGACGTCACTAGTTGGTACATTACACTCACTTTCTAATTAGTTGTGTGCTCTTCTAATGATTCAATTGTGTCTATGGATTATATTTGTCTATTGAAGAAATACAAGCATTACTGCAGGAAAAGCAACCAATAGCTGATGCTGTTTTCTGTCAAAATGCATGTTCTTCATGGGCAAAAAATTGAACAATTCCTTTCCTTGTgaggaaaacatttttattgaaagaTTGATCATTAAGTACAAAGTTGCACAGtgacaattaaaaaaatactttgcTTCCTTTATTATCAAATTCTATAGAATGGGAACAGCTAGTTGTATCAGTGGAATTAGTCCTTTAGATCAGATCCCCCTTCACATTTCCCCTAAAACATAACAAGCGTTAATTGTTTATAAAACTTACAAATTCCTCAAAAGGCTAAGGCAGTAAAGGGACACTGAAAATAAAGGCTTAAACTTTACTGTGCTGTACACTAAATAGAGTTATGTTGGGAAATGTCAGTGGTTGGGTTTTGAAAACACCCACTGCACACCTGACCCTTCACAGGGTTTCTTACATGTTTTTTCCTAACTAGGTCTTTGTGGGAGTTTTTCTGGTCTGAGACTGGAGGgtgttattttcatttactgtttcataatgtgggcgttgtgaagccccttgagactgtaactgtgacaAAGGGCTAAACAAAACTTGACTTGAAAGAAGAAGGCAACATgtcaaacagaagaagaagtggcCTCAACTGTCTACAAACACCGAGCCGAGGGATGTTAAGCCTCGTTATCAAAATTAAATTccctaataataaataaatatatagttATAAAtagattaaaataataaataatcttttattaaatcaataaatagaTGCCATGATAAAAATGGCAAGATAAGGTACGTTTTGGGCATGAGCCAAAATCAATGTGGATGTGCCAGCTGTCGGTcagctctgctctccctcctggaCGAGGCTCCGCAGGCAGCGGGCCATGTCCTGCACGAACGACTGCAGCTGCACCAGGGTGAGGTGGGTGGCCACCTGCACTTGAAATTCCCCCTGGAGCCGCAAGGCCAAGGTGGAGGCGGTGGGCTGCACCCCCGGCTCCGCTTGGACCTTTCTCAGCATctgcaagacacacaaaaaccacATCGTCAAGGTGTGACAGCCACGAGACTCTGAGTCAAGAGAATGTAACTATGCATCACAGAGAGCGGGCGTCTCCACCCAGACAGCCAGCAGTGATTCAGGAGTCTTCTGCTACCTTGTGGATCTGAATGAGAAGGTCTCTGATGTCGGCCAGTAGTTCGGTCACACAGTCTTTGTTGTCCAGCTGAGGTAAGACAGACTTCAGTAAGTCCTGGTGCAGCTGAAGGCCCTCAGACATCCGTCTCAAACTGGTCTCCTAACAGGACAGAGCGCCAGCAGAGTGAGAACAAACACAAGTCATGTa
Protein-coding regions in this window:
- the csf3a gene encoding colony stimulating factor 3 (granulocyte) a isoform X2 gives rise to the protein MNILIVIAIHGYMASVVRSAPLPELPGANRTLVADPAFQEVLLRSLSLIQKVLLSISETHKSCIHTETLQLNSTENANLKTMEDTIRFPSAPVVKAISESFTLETSLRRMSEGLQLHQDLLKSVLPQLDNKDCVTELLADIRDLLIQIHKMLRKVQAEPGVQPTASTLALRLQGEFQVQVATHLTLVQLQSFVQDMARCLRSLVQEGEQS